The following are from one region of the Haloactinomyces albus genome:
- a CDS encoding TIGR03364 family FAD-dependent oxidoreductase, with product MRVVIVGGGVLGTMHAWRALENGHEVVHLEREPEARGASVRNFGLVWISGRAAGEELDLALRARRAWGHLATEVPALGFRANGSLTVLRSAAELAVAEEMVERPETAERGTKLLTADEARMLNPALHGEMRAALWCEQDAAVEPRTAQPAIRAHLAATGRYTWLPGREVREVAETSVRDDSGTRHDADVVVLCTGAALGGLVRELRPELPVRRVRLQMMQTEPLDEALPTSVADADSLRYYPAYRGAALDELNRLEPQSPMAADNGMQLLMVQRADGSLTIGDTHGYAEPFPFDVHEGPYDHLRRRVEELLGRSLPPVTRRWAGVYAQCAETSRVVHREQLRSGVWLVTGPGGRGMTGSPAIAEDTMIEAGLCEAGS from the coding sequence GTGCGAGTAGTGATAGTGGGCGGTGGCGTGCTCGGCACCATGCACGCCTGGCGAGCCCTCGAAAACGGCCACGAAGTGGTGCACCTGGAGCGGGAGCCCGAGGCACGTGGCGCTTCGGTCCGCAACTTCGGTCTGGTCTGGATCAGCGGTCGCGCGGCGGGTGAGGAACTCGACCTCGCGCTGCGCGCCCGCCGTGCGTGGGGGCACCTCGCCACCGAGGTGCCTGCTCTGGGATTCCGTGCGAACGGTTCGCTGACCGTGCTGCGTTCGGCGGCCGAACTGGCGGTCGCCGAGGAAATGGTCGAGCGGCCGGAAACCGCCGAGCGCGGCACCAAGTTGCTCACCGCCGACGAGGCCCGGATGCTGAACCCGGCACTGCACGGCGAGATGCGTGCCGCCCTGTGGTGCGAGCAGGACGCGGCGGTCGAACCCCGCACAGCGCAACCGGCCATTCGTGCACATCTGGCCGCGACCGGTCGCTACACGTGGCTTCCCGGCCGGGAAGTTCGTGAGGTCGCCGAGACTTCCGTGCGGGACGACTCCGGTACACGGCACGACGCCGACGTCGTCGTGCTGTGTACCGGTGCCGCTCTGGGGGGCCTGGTCCGGGAACTGCGTCCCGAGCTTCCCGTGCGGCGAGTGCGGTTGCAGATGATGCAGACCGAGCCGCTGGACGAGGCGTTGCCGACTTCGGTCGCCGACGCGGACAGCCTGCGGTACTACCCGGCCTATCGGGGCGCGGCCCTGGACGAGCTCAACCGACTCGAGCCGCAGTCGCCGATGGCCGCCGACAACGGGATGCAGCTGCTGATGGTGCAGCGCGCCGACGGCAGCCTGACCATCGGCGATACCCACGGATACGCCGAACCCTTCCCGTTCGATGTGCACGAGGGGCCGTACGACCACCTGCGCAGACGTGTCGAGGAGTTGCTCGGTCGCTCGCTGCCTCCGGTCACGCGCCGGTGGGCGGGTGTCTACGCCCAGTGCGCCGAGACCTCGCGGGTCGTGCACCGCGAACAGCTCCGGTCCGGCGTCTGGCTGGTCACCGGCCCGGGCGGCCGCGGCATGACCGGCTCTCCGGCCATCGCCGAGGACACCATGATCGAGGCCGGCCTGTGCGAGGCCGGATCATGA
- a CDS encoding GntR family transcriptional regulator — translation MRTESGGPPHRAGEPVRAGVPEHGRIPRYYAVKTELLELIEELGEGTALPAERELAHRHGVSRVTLRQAVCELVLEGKLLRRQGSRTVVAPPKVLQPLALTSYTEGVREQGIEPGRTVITAETLRADPELAADLRIDTDTDAAVVHLERVLLADGERVGLESTYLPQHRFPRLLEEFAPDGSLYAHLREQRGVVFGEAEERIETVLATPREALLIGTNPSVPMILLHRLSWDSDGKPIERVRSLFRGDRFSFVTRLYR, via the coding sequence GTGCGCACCGAATCCGGCGGCCCGCCGCACCGGGCAGGGGAACCCGTCCGTGCAGGAGTTCCCGAGCACGGCCGGATTCCGCGGTACTACGCCGTCAAGACGGAGCTGCTGGAGCTGATCGAGGAGCTCGGTGAGGGCACGGCGTTGCCCGCCGAACGTGAACTCGCACATCGCCACGGTGTTTCACGGGTGACCCTGCGCCAGGCGGTCTGCGAGCTGGTGCTGGAAGGAAAGCTGCTGCGCAGGCAGGGCAGTCGTACCGTGGTAGCCCCGCCGAAGGTGCTGCAGCCGCTGGCGCTGACCAGCTATACCGAAGGTGTGCGGGAACAGGGCATCGAGCCCGGCCGCACCGTGATCACGGCCGAAACCCTGCGGGCCGATCCGGAGCTCGCCGCGGACCTCCGTATCGACACCGACACCGATGCCGCGGTGGTGCACCTCGAACGGGTGCTGCTCGCCGACGGTGAGCGGGTGGGGCTGGAGTCGACATACCTGCCGCAGCACCGTTTTCCCCGGCTGCTGGAGGAGTTCGCCCCGGACGGCTCGCTGTATGCGCACCTGCGCGAGCAGCGGGGCGTGGTGTTCGGCGAGGCGGAGGAACGGATCGAGACCGTGCTCGCCACACCGCGCGAGGCATTGCTGATCGGTACCAACCCTTCGGTGCCGATGATCCTGCTGCACAGGTTGTCCTGGGACTCCGATGGCAAGCCGATCGAGCGGGTGCGCTCGCTGTTCCGGGGGGACCGCTTCAGCTTCGTGACTCGCCTGTATCGCTGA
- a CDS encoding universal stress protein, whose product MAEGDFTENTQPSFEIGKDGLSGIVVGMDGSPASFHAAAWAAGLARRERARLVLVYVEAVAGVAYWSPMGVAVASEAAESLVEELRKEVIAHLRWIDIDWDFIHHRGDPAVGLEQVSEQYRADLIVVGRSRRRGGLLGTVPATLLVEAVRPVVVVP is encoded by the coding sequence GTGGCCGAGGGTGACTTCACCGAGAACACACAGCCGAGCTTCGAGATCGGCAAGGACGGGCTGAGCGGCATCGTCGTCGGGATGGACGGCAGCCCGGCCAGTTTCCATGCCGCCGCGTGGGCCGCCGGGCTCGCGCGGCGGGAGCGTGCACGGCTGGTGCTGGTCTACGTCGAGGCGGTCGCCGGGGTCGCCTACTGGTCACCGATGGGGGTGGCGGTGGCCAGTGAGGCGGCCGAGAGCCTGGTCGAGGAACTGCGGAAGGAAGTCATCGCGCACCTGCGATGGATCGACATCGACTGGGATTTCATCCATCACCGGGGCGACCCCGCCGTCGGGCTGGAGCAGGTGTCCGAGCAGTACCGGGCCGATCTCATCGTCGTGGGCCGGTCCCGCCGCCGTGGCGGTTTGCTCGGAACCGTGCCCGCGACGCTCCTCGTCGAGGCGGTGCGTCCCGTTGTCGTCGTCCCCTGA
- a CDS encoding DMT family transporter, with the protein MSTRSVAEPSRRIEPKLRRGLGLVAAMGVGAVLAVQSRINGALGARLEDGLAAAVISFGGGLLILAVCTAVVPRARRGFRLLADTLRSGVGLRPWQCLGGVCGAFLVLSQGMAADVLGVALFTVAAVAGQVVSGMVVDRFGLGPGGKQHVTPTRVIGAVLALVAVVIAVSARLEGAQASWLVVLPALAGIGVAWQQAVNGRVNQTADSAVSASTLNFATGTVALVLAWFVLIAARGLPDSFPGEPWLYLGGLLGIFVIGGATVLVRYTGVLLLSMGMIAGQLVGALVLDLTVPTPGTTVGAATVVGVALTLVAVAIAAMPEGARNALARNLRR; encoded by the coding sequence GTGAGCACCCGATCCGTTGCCGAGCCCTCCCGCCGTATCGAGCCGAAACTGCGACGTGGTCTCGGGCTCGTCGCGGCGATGGGGGTGGGCGCCGTTCTCGCGGTGCAGTCCCGGATCAACGGAGCGTTGGGAGCGCGGCTGGAGGACGGCCTCGCCGCTGCCGTGATCTCCTTCGGAGGCGGGTTGCTCATACTGGCCGTTTGCACGGCGGTGGTTCCCCGAGCCCGGCGTGGATTCCGCTTGCTCGCGGACACACTCCGGTCCGGTGTCGGCCTGCGGCCGTGGCAGTGCCTCGGCGGAGTGTGCGGCGCGTTCCTCGTGCTCAGTCAGGGCATGGCGGCCGACGTGCTCGGCGTCGCTCTGTTCACCGTCGCGGCCGTGGCCGGGCAGGTGGTCAGCGGGATGGTGGTGGACCGGTTCGGGCTCGGCCCGGGCGGCAAGCAACACGTGACCCCCACTCGGGTGATCGGTGCGGTACTTGCCCTGGTGGCTGTGGTGATCGCCGTGTCGGCCCGGCTCGAGGGAGCACAGGCGAGTTGGCTGGTGGTGTTGCCCGCGCTCGCGGGGATCGGTGTTGCTTGGCAGCAAGCCGTGAACGGTCGGGTCAACCAGACCGCGGATTCGGCGGTCTCGGCGTCCACCCTGAATTTCGCCACCGGCACGGTCGCACTGGTGCTGGCGTGGTTTGTGCTGATCGCAGCGCGTGGCCTGCCGGACTCGTTTCCCGGCGAGCCGTGGCTGTATCTCGGCGGACTGCTCGGCATTTTCGTCATCGGTGGTGCGACCGTGCTCGTGCGCTACACGGGAGTATTGCTGCTGAGCATGGGCATGATCGCCGGGCAACTCGTCGGTGCGCTGGTGCTCGACCTGACCGTGCCCACTCCCGGCACCACGGTGGGGGCCGCCACCGTGGTCGGCGTCGCCCTCACCCTCGTGGCGGTCGCGATTGCCGCGATGCCGGAAGGGGCGAGGAACGCGCTCGCGCGAAATCTGCGACGATGA
- a CDS encoding DUF3017 domain-containing protein — MADRFRGGARLSVHLPFSAVVLVALSGLVWVGMQHWREGAALLGGALLLAAALRTVVSTERVGLLAIRSRTVDILLYAGLGLLIVFIAVTIKGGPLAT, encoded by the coding sequence ATGGCCGACCGGTTCCGTGGCGGAGCGCGATTGTCGGTGCACCTGCCCTTCTCCGCGGTCGTGCTGGTGGCCCTGAGCGGTCTCGTGTGGGTGGGCATGCAGCATTGGCGGGAGGGAGCAGCCCTGCTCGGTGGTGCGCTGCTGCTCGCGGCGGCACTGCGCACGGTGGTGTCCACCGAACGGGTCGGTCTGCTGGCCATTCGCAGCCGTACCGTCGACATTCTGCTTTACGCCGGTCTGGGTCTGCTCATCGTCTTCATCGCCGTCACGATCAAGGGCGGACCACTGGCGACCTGA
- the purH gene encoding bifunctional phosphoribosylaminoimidazolecarboxamide formyltransferase/IMP cyclohydrolase, producing MTTNSQERRPVRRALIGVSDKDGLLELATGLHAAGVEIVSTGGTARTISAAGVPVTPVEEVTGFPEALDGRVKTLHPRVHAGLLADQRRPEHAEQLAQLDIAPFDLLVVNLYPFVQTVDAEDGRSEAGREKIVENIDIGGPAMVRAAAKNHASTSVVVDPNRYEWVLEQVRAGGFTLQDREHLAAAAYRHTASYDIAVANWMSRTLAPQDDEAFPGWMGETWERRSALRYGENPHQPAALYVSGGAATGLAAAAQLHGKEMSYNNYVDADAAWRAAHDHAEACVAVIKHANPCGIAVSSQDIAAAHRKAHECDPVSAFGGVIAANREVSVAMAEQIAEVFTEVVVAPGYAEGAVDVLMRKKNVRILTAQPPQPGRVEMRAISGGLLMQGSDAIDATGDAPADWTLATGSPVDAATLRDLEFAWRTCRAVKSNAILLADDGATVGVGMGQVNRVDSARLAVSRAGDRVRGSVAASDAFFPFPDGLQVLLDAGVRAVVQPGGSVRDNEVTAAAEAAGVSLYLTGTRHFAH from the coding sequence CGCAGGAACGGCGACCGGTTCGCCGCGCGCTGATCGGTGTGTCCGACAAGGACGGCCTGCTGGAGCTGGCCACCGGGTTGCATGCCGCCGGAGTGGAGATCGTCTCCACCGGCGGGACCGCCCGGACCATCTCGGCAGCGGGAGTGCCCGTCACGCCGGTCGAGGAGGTCACCGGCTTTCCCGAGGCCCTGGACGGCAGGGTCAAGACACTGCATCCGCGGGTGCACGCGGGGCTGCTCGCCGATCAGCGCCGCCCGGAGCACGCCGAGCAACTGGCACAGCTGGACATCGCCCCGTTCGACCTGCTCGTGGTCAATCTCTACCCGTTCGTGCAGACCGTGGACGCGGAGGACGGTCGATCGGAGGCAGGTCGGGAGAAGATCGTCGAGAACATCGACATCGGCGGGCCTGCGATGGTGCGTGCCGCGGCGAAGAACCACGCGAGCACGAGTGTCGTGGTGGATCCGAATCGCTACGAGTGGGTGCTGGAACAGGTCCGTGCGGGTGGTTTCACCCTGCAGGATCGGGAGCACCTGGCGGCGGCGGCGTACCGGCACACGGCTTCCTACGACATCGCGGTGGCGAACTGGATGAGCCGGACGCTGGCACCGCAGGACGACGAGGCCTTCCCCGGCTGGATGGGTGAGACCTGGGAGCGTCGGTCCGCGCTGCGCTACGGCGAGAATCCGCACCAGCCTGCCGCCCTGTACGTCTCGGGGGGAGCCGCCACCGGCCTCGCTGCTGCGGCGCAACTGCACGGCAAGGAGATGTCGTACAACAACTACGTGGACGCCGACGCCGCATGGCGTGCCGCCCACGACCATGCCGAGGCGTGTGTCGCCGTCATCAAGCACGCCAATCCCTGCGGGATCGCGGTGTCGTCCCAGGACATCGCGGCGGCACACCGCAAGGCTCACGAGTGTGACCCGGTGAGCGCCTTCGGTGGTGTGATCGCGGCCAACCGCGAGGTTTCGGTTGCGATGGCCGAGCAGATCGCGGAGGTGTTCACCGAGGTCGTCGTGGCCCCCGGTTATGCTGAGGGTGCGGTGGATGTGCTGATGCGGAAGAAGAACGTGCGCATTCTGACGGCACAGCCCCCGCAGCCCGGACGTGTGGAGATGCGGGCGATCTCCGGTGGTCTGCTGATGCAGGGCTCGGATGCCATCGACGCCACCGGTGACGCTCCGGCGGACTGGACGCTGGCCACGGGTTCACCGGTGGACGCGGCGACCCTGCGCGATCTCGAGTTCGCCTGGAGGACCTGCCGTGCGGTGAAGTCGAACGCCATTCTGCTGGCCGATGACGGGGCGACGGTCGGTGTCGGCATGGGCCAGGTCAACCGCGTGGACTCGGCGCGCCTGGCGGTTTCGCGGGCCGGTGATCGGGTACGGGGTTCGGTGGCCGCTTCCGATGCGTTCTTCCCGTTCCCCGACGGTTTGCAGGTGCTGTTGGACGCGGGTGTGCGTGCGGTCGTGCAGCCAGGTGGTTCCGTACGTGACAACGAGGTCACCGCTGCCGCCGAGGCCGCGGGGGTGTCCCTCTACCTGACCGGCACTCGCCACTTCGCCCACTGA
- a CDS encoding glycohydrolase toxin TNT-related protein (This protein contains a domain related to Tuberculosis Necrotizing Toxin, which is the C-terminal effector domain of outer membrane channel protein CpnT, and which has a lethal NAD+-glycohydrolase activity.), which yields MSRPTAISPEEQEQIARKIGVLLLQGAPEDWQQITVEYRATGDYHDLLGETARQDGSTETWEPPEDLLGIFEHLREGMYRPDVGTWISALYIVERPSSYRIDINFDEEPQWQQPLPRAAYVDELHRYPRSEENVPDWMRAKLDGSSGSGAVQSSAPQPVQPAPEDGFTGPQDAVSDADGDAVGGGSGAADGDQLFGDQPFRGRSFRTARVFDGIDEQGRPLVATRTPVPPEESGSLRQYLENAPIVLASRDNEPDRLDPEHSAVVPATWHTDGTWLWQGALPYYLAQYGLPPDPELLEHIRSGQFTLPEIDDHTRDAAVSALFDQPAPETGVETGAPDDRMSAAFREQDASGADGHGTGEYGDAFEHSAAEAPIDRRPDEPVAADDALSAPPLGDVAPEAADGPGTDDASTNGRDADELEADNLGVDGLGLEESGTDDARDADFGTGEQESWRPEPESHIEVGSVARHGRPDDDDELDASDSDLVFARLHDRLSDFGVDPDGYRIGSRADNAWCLMDEGSDWVVTGPEDSPDELRFARPEQAAAHLLGSLLMSQATSASENTRSDSPESAGSSAPDDPAEFVGSPEPAVSAEATGSTESASTTAEPHRETPALVDLPPRPSADSQHRPTEEPDGHFLFTANQPPSQEEGPSEVPESPAARDNDSAMRDEAAVGEEPTRIRQAPPMNPAPPPPAEPASGGPTTPGQGIPPLPKRQPRTDLPPAPATPPPPGGSTGADQWQSGPGVSGGVGPPHPGTPGEPPRPPQAGGPGEPPARPNGALHRPPQAGPGEPPRPPQAAPAGQVPAGQAPSGQALNGQAPQQPIEPLRGEPPLTLYRDRRTVVLQPGTDLDRFGEPSGNVTYAIRTPYTQRSLPPQWANRSYLAYRVQRPIQVLRGTAVPWFEQQGGGTAYVLPAAVGDLVANGTLIALTGNEAPPRPSMD from the coding sequence ATGTCGCGTCCGACAGCGATCAGTCCGGAAGAGCAGGAGCAGATCGCACGCAAGATCGGAGTCCTGCTGCTACAGGGAGCACCCGAGGACTGGCAACAGATCACGGTCGAGTACCGCGCCACGGGTGACTATCACGACCTGCTCGGCGAAACCGCCCGGCAGGACGGCAGTACCGAAACGTGGGAGCCGCCCGAGGACCTGCTCGGCATCTTCGAACATCTCCGAGAGGGGATGTACCGGCCGGACGTGGGTACGTGGATCAGCGCTCTGTACATCGTGGAGCGCCCATCGAGCTACCGGATCGACATCAACTTCGACGAGGAGCCGCAGTGGCAGCAACCGCTGCCCCGCGCCGCCTATGTGGACGAGTTGCACCGCTACCCGCGTTCCGAGGAGAACGTGCCGGACTGGATGCGAGCGAAGTTGGACGGCTCCTCCGGGAGCGGCGCGGTACAGTCTTCTGCGCCGCAACCGGTACAGCCCGCACCCGAGGACGGCTTCACCGGGCCGCAGGATGCCGTGAGCGACGCGGACGGGGATGCTGTCGGCGGCGGCAGCGGTGCCGCCGATGGTGACCAGCTCTTCGGTGACCAGCCCTTCCGGGGGCGCTCCTTCCGGACGGCCAGGGTCTTCGACGGTATCGACGAACAGGGACGGCCACTGGTCGCAACCCGGACACCGGTGCCTCCGGAGGAAAGCGGTTCGCTGCGCCAGTATCTGGAGAACGCGCCGATCGTGCTCGCTTCCCGGGACAACGAGCCCGACCGGCTCGATCCCGAACATTCCGCCGTGGTGCCTGCCACCTGGCACACCGACGGAACCTGGCTGTGGCAGGGCGCACTGCCCTACTATCTCGCCCAGTACGGGCTTCCCCCCGACCCCGAACTGCTGGAGCACATCCGCAGCGGGCAATTCACGCTGCCCGAAATCGACGATCACACCCGGGACGCAGCGGTGAGCGCGCTGTTCGATCAGCCCGCCCCGGAGACCGGGGTGGAGACCGGGGCGCCCGACGATCGCATGTCGGCGGCGTTCCGGGAACAGGACGCTTCCGGGGCCGACGGGCACGGAACCGGCGAGTACGGGGACGCTTTCGAGCACTCCGCCGCGGAGGCGCCGATCGATCGTCGGCCGGATGAGCCCGTCGCCGCTGACGATGCGCTTTCGGCTCCACCGCTCGGTGACGTCGCGCCGGAAGCAGCGGACGGCCCCGGCACCGATGACGCAAGCACCAACGGTCGCGATGCCGATGAACTCGAAGCCGACAATCTCGGAGTCGACGGCCTCGGACTCGAGGAGTCCGGGACCGACGATGCTCGTGACGCGGACTTCGGCACGGGTGAGCAGGAGTCGTGGCGCCCCGAGCCCGAATCGCACATCGAGGTCGGATCCGTCGCACGGCACGGGCGCCCCGATGACGACGATGAGCTCGACGCGTCCGACTCGGACCTTGTCTTCGCCCGGCTGCACGACCGGCTTTCCGATTTCGGCGTGGATCCGGACGGTTACCGCATCGGCAGCCGCGCCGACAATGCCTGGTGCCTGATGGACGAGGGATCCGACTGGGTCGTCACCGGACCGGAGGATTCTCCGGATGAGCTGCGTTTCGCGCGGCCCGAACAGGCGGCGGCCCACTTACTCGGCAGTCTGCTGATGTCGCAGGCCACCTCGGCATCCGAGAACACCCGTAGCGACTCCCCGGAATCCGCCGGGTCCTCGGCGCCGGACGACCCCGCCGAGTTCGTGGGCTCTCCCGAACCCGCCGTTTCCGCGGAAGCCACCGGATCCACCGAGTCCGCGAGCACGACGGCAGAGCCACACCGGGAAACCCCGGCACTGGTCGACCTGCCGCCTCGCCCGTCCGCCGATTCACAGCATCGCCCCACGGAAGAACCGGACGGCCACTTCCTGTTCACGGCGAACCAGCCTCCATCGCAGGAGGAGGGTCCTTCCGAAGTACCCGAGAGTCCCGCAGCTCGGGACAACGATTCCGCGATGCGCGACGAGGCCGCCGTGGGCGAAGAGCCCACCCGTATTCGGCAGGCCCCTCCGATGAACCCTGCGCCACCACCGCCTGCCGAACCGGCCTCCGGTGGCCCCACAACGCCCGGACAGGGCATCCCGCCGTTGCCGAAACGCCAGCCCCGAACGGACCTGCCTCCTGCTCCCGCGACCCCGCCCCCGCCCGGCGGCTCGACGGGCGCCGACCAGTGGCAGTCGGGTCCGGGCGTTTCCGGTGGGGTGGGCCCGCCCCACCCGGGCACCCCGGGAGAGCCGCCGCGTCCGCCGCAGGCGGGTGGCCCGGGCGAGCCACCGGCACGCCCCAATGGGGCACTCCACCGGCCGCCGCAGGCAGGCCCCGGCGAACCGCCGCGTCCGCCGCAGGCCGCACCCGCCGGGCAGGTACCCGCCGGTCAGGCACCCTCGGGACAGGCTCTCAACGGGCAGGCTCCCCAGCAGCCGATCGAGCCATTGCGCGGTGAGCCGCCACTGACGCTGTACCGGGACCGGCGCACCGTGGTCCTGCAGCCGGGCACCGATCTCGACCGCTTCGGCGAACCGAGCGGCAACGTGACCTATGCGATCCGCACGCCGTACACCCAGCGTTCACTGCCTCCGCAGTGGGCGAACCGGAGCTACCTCGCCTACCGAGTACAGCGGCCGATCCAGGTGCTGCGGGGGACGGCGGTGCCGTGGTTCGAACAGCAGGGTGGCGGCACGGCCTATGTCCTGCCCGCAGCGGTCGGCGACCTGGTGGCCAACGGAACACTGATCGCCCTGACCGGCAATGAGGCACCGCCGCGCCCCTCCATGGATTAG
- a CDS encoding bifunctional methylenetetrahydrofolate dehydrogenase/methenyltetrahydrofolate cyclohydrolase encodes MSATILDGRATKDAIYDELRPRVAELAERGHTPGLATVLVGDDPASHSYVRGKHNDCARVGITSIRKELPADVGQAELESVIDELNADPACTGYIVQLPVPEHLDTGAVLGRVAVEKDADGLNPVSLGRLVLGEQAPLPCTPRGIVELLRRYDVPLNGARVAVVGRGITVGRPLGLLLTRRSENATVTLCHTGTKDLAEEVRRADIVVAAAGKTHLVTADMVKPGAAVLDVGVTRSDSGPAGDVHPDVAEVAGFLSPNPGGIGPMTRAMLLTNVVEAAERTLA; translated from the coding sequence GTGAGCGCGACGATTCTCGACGGCAGGGCCACCAAGGACGCGATCTACGACGAGCTGCGGCCACGGGTTGCCGAGCTCGCCGAACGAGGCCACACACCCGGGCTGGCCACGGTACTGGTCGGCGATGATCCGGCGTCGCACTCCTACGTGCGAGGCAAGCACAACGACTGCGCGCGGGTCGGTATCACCTCGATACGCAAGGAACTGCCCGCCGATGTCGGTCAGGCCGAGCTCGAGTCGGTGATCGACGAGCTCAATGCCGATCCGGCCTGCACCGGCTACATCGTGCAGCTTCCGGTGCCCGAGCATCTGGACACCGGTGCGGTGCTGGGGCGGGTCGCTGTCGAGAAGGACGCCGACGGGTTGAATCCGGTCAGCCTGGGGCGTCTTGTCCTGGGGGAGCAGGCTCCGTTGCCGTGCACGCCACGCGGCATCGTCGAGTTGCTGCGTCGCTATGACGTGCCGCTGAACGGAGCGCGGGTCGCCGTCGTCGGCCGCGGGATCACGGTCGGCAGGCCGCTCGGTCTGTTGCTGACGCGACGCAGTGAGAACGCCACCGTCACGTTGTGCCACACCGGGACGAAGGATCTCGCCGAGGAGGTGCGCCGTGCCGACATCGTCGTGGCCGCGGCGGGGAAGACGCACCTTGTCACGGCCGACATGGTCAAGCCCGGTGCCGCCGTGCTCGACGTCGGCGTCACTCGGTCCGACTCGGGTCCGGCGGGTGATGTGCATCCCGACGTTGCCGAAGTGGCGGGATTCCTCTCGCCGAATCCCGGTGGTATCGGTCCGATGACCCGCGCGATGCTGCTCACCAATGTCGTGGAGGCCGCCGAACGCACCCTCGCCTGA
- a CDS encoding phosphonatase-like hydrolase, translating to MSRRIRLAVLDMAGTTVVDDGLVERAFTTAIARVGVTESDDAHPGMLDYVRRTMGESKITVFRALLDGDESRAQEANSAFENAYAELVSEGCCTGIDGAAETIHRLRGIGVHVALTTGFATSTQDRILDALGWHELVDLALTPARAGRGRPYPDMVLTALLRLGIDDVREVAVVGDTGYDMTTGLRAGAGIVAGVLTGAHDSDVLTEAGATHVLTSIRELPGLLTAP from the coding sequence ATGAGCCGCCGCATCCGGCTGGCCGTGCTGGACATGGCGGGTACCACCGTCGTCGACGACGGACTGGTGGAGCGTGCCTTCACCACCGCCATCGCGCGTGTCGGCGTCACCGAGTCCGATGATGCCCACCCCGGCATGCTCGACTACGTCCGCCGCACGATGGGCGAATCGAAGATCACGGTTTTCCGTGCCCTGCTCGACGGGGACGAGTCCCGTGCCCAGGAGGCGAACAGCGCGTTCGAGAACGCCTATGCCGAACTGGTCTCGGAGGGCTGCTGCACCGGCATCGACGGTGCCGCCGAGACCATCCACCGCTTGCGGGGAATCGGCGTGCACGTGGCGCTGACCACCGGATTCGCCACGTCCACCCAGGATCGAATCCTCGATGCCCTCGGATGGCACGAGCTGGTCGACCTGGCGCTGACTCCGGCTCGTGCGGGGCGTGGGCGCCCGTATCCCGACATGGTGCTCACCGCGCTGCTGCGGCTCGGCATCGACGACGTGCGCGAGGTCGCCGTGGTCGGAGACACCGGTTACGACATGACGACCGGTCTGCGCGCCGGTGCCGGAATCGTCGCAGGAGTGCTCACCGGTGCGCACGACAGCGACGTGCTGACCGAGGCCGGTGCCACCCACGTTCTCACCTCGATCCGCGAACTCCCCGGACTCCTCACCGCCCCATAG